In the genome of Hevea brasiliensis isolate MT/VB/25A 57/8 chromosome 14, ASM3005281v1, whole genome shotgun sequence, the window AAGACTGAATAGCTGACAAATTTTTATTGCAAACTTAGACAAGTACAAGCCTTCATTCATATCATTAAAAACAAAAGATAATAGCTGCAATCATTCTAAGCTAGAAGAGCATACCAGACCACCATTCTAAAACACAAGCAAAATTATGACACTGACACAAAGATGTTTATGGAGCTTTAAAAGACAAGCCAGAACCACTGAACttctgttcagttatttgatcaattgtagcTGCCATATCAGCTGTCAAATAGTTCTCCCAATCACCAACCTTACCTTTCCTAAAAAATGctttcttttcaattttcaaatattGTCCTATTGCAGAGCTGTGCTTTCTACTCTTATTCACCTCCAAATTGCTAAGAATCTCAAAGCTGCACAAGTCGACGACTTTTTGCACTAATCCTTGTCTTTCTTCTTCCATGGAGAAAGGGCAACCCATGAACTCTGCCATTCTCTTGACATAGGAGAAGGTGTCATTTTGCAGATCTTCATATTTGATGAAGAGCATTCTCTCGGGAAATTGAAGTCTTGCTTTCCAATAACCCAAAACATGATCCCAGTAAGGGCCATAATTATGGAGTCCTTCACAAAATTTCTGACATGCCTCCTCCAATGGAAAGGTTTCTGCGCTTGTACCTCTTACCTTACCAGCAAAGTGCCACAATGAAATAAACAAATCCTTGGGATCCCTgcagatgtaaataattttacacTTACACTCTACAATGGACTTGGGCAAGGAAGTGTAAGGCATGTGAGTGGACAAAAGTGGAAGTTCAGGGTCTCTGCTGGTAATATCAGTGAatgataaaatatcaataaagggCATAACATCATGTGGAAGCTCAGAAAGCAAAGGATTTGTGGAGGAATAGCTAAAACGTTTTCTTGTCAGAATGGCAAAAGACAGGGCTTTAAGCCAAGTTGTTCCAGATTTTGGATGGCTGCAAATGAAAATATCAGTAGGTTGAGCTTTGAGGTGTTCCTGTGCAGACATGATGCCTTCAAGTATATTTTGACCGAACCAAAAGCCTTGGTATTCATGGAGTTGCTGAGATTGTCGCCATCTACCTTCAATTCGAGGAAGGGTCGAGATGATCTCCTTATACTTTGTATGATTTGTTGAAGATGCTCTGGTTCCTGAAACAGGAGCCTCACTTTTATTGGATAAGATGGAAGATGGTTCCATGAATGAAAGCAAATGCCCTCAACTCTCAAGAACCATTTATGAAAAAACTCATATGGACTACATCTATTATATAGGAAAAAAGCACATGAATGATTAGGGCTAATTTGGGAATTTTTGTCTAAACTAAATCTATCATGCACTAAAAACATATTATATGTGGTGGGATCTATATATTTATATTCATGATGAAttagatttaaataaattttttccttaaatttaaaacatattacCCAAAAGATAACAAGCTACTTTTTATCATAATTAGtctataat includes:
- the LOC110637266 gene encoding flavonol sulfotransferase-like; the protein is MEPSSILSNKSEAPVSGTRASSTNHTKYKEIISTLPRIEGRWRQSQQLHEYQGFWFGQNILEGIMSAQEHLKAQPTDIFICSHPKSGTTWLKALSFAILTRKRFSYSSTNPLLSELPHDVMPFIDILSFTDITSRDPELPLLSTHMPYTSLPKSIVECKCKIIYICRDPKDLFISLWHFAGKVRGTSAETFPLEEACQKFCEGLHNYGPYWDHVLGYWKARLQFPERMLFIKYEDLQNDTFSYVKRMAEFMGCPFSMEEERQGLVQKVVDLCSFEILSNLEVNKSRKHSSAIGQYLKIEKKAFFRKGKVGDWENYLTADMAATIDQITEQKFSGSGLSFKAP